The genomic stretch ccaaccatctcatcctctgtcatccccttctcctcccatcttcaatctttcccagcatcagggtcttttcaaatgagtcagttcttcccatcaggtggccaaaggattggagtttcagcttcagcatcagtccttccaatgaatattcaggactgatctcctttaggatggactggttggatctccttgctgtccaggggactctgaagagtcttctccaacaccacagttcaaaagcatcaattctttggcgctcagctttctttatagtccaactctcatccacatatgactactggaaaaaccatagctttgactagatggacctttgttggcaaagtaatgtctctgcgttttaatatgccgtctaggttggtcataacttttcttccaaggagcaagcatcttttaatttcatggctgcagttaccatctgcagtgattttggagccccccaaaataaagtcggtcactgtttccactgtttccccatctatttgccatgaagtgatgggaccagatgccatgatcttagttttctgagtgttgagttttaagacagccttttcactctcctctttcactttcatcaagaggctctttagttcttcactttctgccataagggtggtgtcatctgcatatctgaggttatcggtatttctctcagcaatcttgattccagcttgtgtttaactgcttaaaacaacacaaattattCTCTTaagagttctggaggtcagaagttcaGCACAGGTCTCACCAGGCTAAAATCCAGGTGTTATCAGGGCTGCTTTCCTTTCTGGAAGcttcatgtgattagattgagcTCACCCAAACATCTCTCTGGCTTAAGGTCCATAACCTTAAATCCATCTGCAAAGTTCCTTTTGCCATGTAACATATTCACAGTTTCCAGAAATTGGAACGTGGACATCTTTGGGTGGGGGGCATTATTCTGCCTAGCACAGTCTGCCCTTTGGCCCCCAGAGGTTCACATTTGTCCCACAGGCAGAATGCATTCACACTATCCTATCATTTCCAAAATTCTCATCCCACCCCTTCATCATCCAAAGCCAGGCTGAGGGTACTCAGGGAATGATGGTGGTCGCTGGGGTCAGAGGTGGAACCAAGGTGGAAAGAAAGGAATCTTTCTCCTACTGACCTCTTCCCCTTTATGTATTCACAGCCACTTAGCTCTGAGCTGTCTGCCCTCCAGGTACCCCTGGGATGGCGTGAGCACTTCCCCAGCGATGGACCCTTCTGTGACGCTGTGGCAGtttctgctgcagctgctgagagaGCAAGGCAATGGCCACATCATCTCCTGGACCTCACGGGATGGTGGTGAGTTCAAGCTGGTGGACGCTGAGGAGGTGGCCCGGCTATGGGGGCTGCGCAAGAATAAGACCAACATGAATTATGATAAGCTCAGCCGGGCCTTGCGGTACTATTACGACAAGGTAAGATGTCTGAGACCAGGGCTGGGAAcccactccccccgcccccacaccaGCAAACATTTATAccagttatttcattttcttgtcttaATTTGATCTAGCTCTAATTTTGAAAACAGtattaaaatttaccattttttacCCCATCCTCTGGTACTCTCAGACCAATGTTGGGGCCCCCAAGCATTTAttccagttattttattttcttgtattttaactTTGGCTAAAACCTTCAAAGCAACATTAATACTGACCCCTGCTCACTCCACTCTTTCTGAGATCCCCAGAATCCTGCTCTCCCAACCACACCCCACacaacatttcattttcttgccttattCCTTATTCCTCTGACCAAAACTTTTGAAAACACTATTAATAATGAGTCTTCCTCATCCTGGAACAGTCCTGGGCTCCCCCAGGTATTTCATGGTCTGCTCTTATCCAAGAATAAGAATTTTAGAATAGCCTTATTCTTAGAATCAAAACCTCCGTGATAGCATTATCCTAACCTTTGCTTATCTCATCCTCCAAGACCCTCAACATTTTTATCAATTCTTTTCCTATCCTATTTCGTTAGCTAAGACCTCCAAAACAACATGTATAATGCCCGTGCCACACCCCATCCTCTTGTATTCCCAGAGCAACACTAGTCCTCTCCAATATttatatcaattattttattttatcatcttaTTCCTGTAGCTAAAATtgtaaattttccttttcctctcagaCTGCCAAACCAGTGCTAGGTATCCCCCCTCACATTTATAccagttatttcattttcttatttttttacctGAAACTTCCAAAACagtgtttttcttcttccaattTTATTGCAGTATGATTGACACACAttactgtataagtttaaggtgtacagcataaagATTTGACTTGTATACATCAAGAAataattatcacaataagtttaatgAACATTCACCAactcatacagatacaaaataaaaaggaaaaaaaatctttacactcttaactttcatatataacatacagcagtgtgaatcatatttatcatgttgtgcattacatccctagtatttacttttcttataactggaagtttgtgccttttgactgccttcatccaattcccttTCCTCTCACCCCACACTGAAACTTCTCAAACAATATTAATGAGTCtcccttttcattccttttctgaGAAACACAAACCCACCCTGTGACATTTGTGGCCAACATGAAGATGTCCTCAGGGTGCCCTAATGCCCCCCAGATGCCTCTTGTCCCTCAGAACAGCCCTAGACCTGTGCTGCTGCCCACCCTTACTCACTTAcagcatttatttcattttaatattttaatcctTTAGCTCAAACCTCCAGAACACTATTCATAATGAGTCTGCCTCATTCTATGCGCTGAAATCACCAGAACATCCCTGAGATCCTCCAGGGCTATCCTGAAATACCCCAAACATGCTATGTGACCCACCCAAGCCAGCCTTAAGATTCCCACAGTATTTATACCAGTATTTTAAATTCTTGTTAGTTGCTAACAGTTACTTCATTTTCCAATTGTCTCAGCTTAAACCTCCCCAGTGGTATTAAGAATAAGGCTCCTCATCCTGTCCACCCTGATGACTTTGCCCTGTTTCACGGCTGTGTCAAGAGCTTTAAATCATCCTCTAATAATTCATATTAACAATTCATCACCATATTCTCCCACATTCAGTCTCTTCCAACATTTATATCAGTGACTTCATTTCCCTGTCTTACTGCATTAGCTAGACTCCAAAACTGTGTCCTGACAGCCACCCCCAAGGCCTGGCCCTATTAGCCCACAGACACCCCTGGTTCCAGTAGCCAAGAGGAAAGCCTGTTCCTAGATCTACTTCCCTATTGGGCCCCAGTGTGGAGAGGAGCCAGTGGGTGTGGCCATGTGTATctaaggtggggtgggggaatcGAACAGAAGGAGGTGAGCGTACGACAGAGGGAGACTTGGAGGGGGATGGATGGGACTGAGATGTGGAAGGGAGAAGGGCAGTAGACTAAAGGAAGGATTATGCAgtggggggagagagaaggggaagaagcTGGGGGAGAAGACAGGGAAATCGGGTTGGGGAAGAGTAGTAGAAAgtaggggagaagggaggaggcctCAGATTAAGAGATGAGTGAGATGTGAAAGAAGCTGGGAAGAGGACCCTATGGGGACACAGACACTGAGCAGGGACAGTGTATATGTAGACAGGAGAGGCATGCAGGGAAAAAAACACCAGGAGACACTCCTCACCATCCACTCTTTCTGGCCCTTTCTTCTAAGACACTCTATCCTGTCTCTTCCCCCTTACCAGAATATCATCCGCAAAGTGAGCGGCCAGAAGTTTGTCTACAAGTTTGTGTCCTACCCTGAGGTCGCAGGGTGCTCCACTGAGGACTGCCCGCCTCAGCCTGAGGTGTCTGTCACCTCCACTCTGGCAAATGCAGGCGCCACAGCTGTACACGCCATCCCCGGGGACACTGCCTCTGGGAAGCCAGGCACACTCAAGGGTGCAGGAATGGCAGGCCCAGGTGGCTTGGCACGCAGCAGCCGAAATGATTACATGCGCTCAGGCCTCTATTCCACCTTCACCATCCAGTCCCTGCAGCCACAACCGCCCTCTCACCCTCGACCTTCCACAGTGCTCCCCAACACCGGCCCTGCAGGAGTAGCAGTGCCTCCCTCGGGGAGCAGGAGCACCAGTCCAAACCCCTTGGAGGCCTGCCTGGAGGCTGAGGAGGCTGGCCTGCCTCTGCAGGTAAGGACTGGAATATGGAATTTCAGCAAGGGGAGGGATATACAGTTCCCAAATGAAGAGAGGGACTGGGAAGAGGAGGGACATAATGTCCTGTTAAAGATGATATAGTGGAAGGAGGGACACAGAAGTCCCCTTGGAGAAAGAGATGGGGAGGAAAACTATTCAAACCctgggaaagaagaaggaaattgaGTGCACTACAATTAGCAGTACACCCAATATGTAGTAGGTGCCCTTGAATGTATTTGCTTAATGCACTGGCTCTCACACTTTTAGCACTCATCAGAAAGCACTTGGAGGGCTTTTTAAGCCAGAGGTGCTGAGGGACACCCCCAGAGTTTTTCTTTATGTGAGTCTGGGGATGGGCCCAAGAGtctacatttttaacaaatttcCAGATGAGGTGTATGCTGCTGGTCCATAAAGCAAATTTTTGAGAACCATTGCTTTTATAAATGGGGGCAATATCTCCTGGAGTCCCACCCCTGAAGGCATCCCAGATAGGAGGACCAGAAGAAGCCCCATTTTCTTGTCAAAGTACCACATCTTGTTAAAGGACCAGCCCCTACTCTCAGGTTCCACTTTCCAAGGGAAATAACTGGCTTCACTACCCCAGCAATCCTTAGGCATCCCCTCTGCACTCGTTCCTCTCCCAGGTCATCCTGACCCCACCCGAGGCCCCAAACCTTAAATCCGAAGAGCCAAATATGGAGCCTGGGTTGGGCCGGCCACTGCCTCCAGAAGTCAAAGTGGAAGAGCCCAAGGAAGAGTTAGAAGCTTCAGCCAGTGGGGAGGCGGGGTTTGTGCTGGAAGCCGTCAAGGCCGAGCCCTTTGAACCCAAAGTCGACCCAGAAGTTCCTCCAGCAGAGGGCGTGCCAGCCCGGCTGTCTGCTGTCGTAATGGAAACTGCGGCGCAGGTGGGCAGCCTCACGGCTTCCACAACACCCAGCACGGAGATCGCCCAGCCTCAGAAGGGCCGGAAGCCCCGGGACCTGGAGCTTCCACTCAGCCCGAGCCTGCTGGGTGGACCAGGACCCGAACGGACTCCGGGATCGGGAACTGGTTCAGGTCTACAGGCGCCAGGTCCAGCTCTGACGCCTTCCCTGCTACCTACGCACACATTGGTGAGAACTTTCAAAGGGGCGGGGCCGGCACCTGGAACAAATGGGATTGGGgcaaggtgggggagggaggagttAGACTTACCTACGCGATTACCTCTGAAAGAGTGGGAGGGTGGAGCCTTTGAGTGGGATTGCCTGCGTGGAGGGACAGGCTTGATTGCTACTGGACGGAGGAGTCTGCAATGCAAAGGATCAGGTGCCCAAAGAAGGGCAGTTCTGGGGAGTTTTGTGGGCAGGGACCGAAAGGCTTTCTGCAGGAACTGTTTCTGGGTTGAGGCATGGCTTGAGGAACCTGAGTGGGGCTTTGGGGTTTGGGATTTTCTCAGCGGGTTTCCTGTGAGGTATGCAGGCCGGGGATAAGAGTTGGAAGTTGATCCTGAGCTACTGGGATTGTGAGGTTTGAAAACAGCATGTGGGTGGGCTCTTGGAGGTGGTCTTGCCTAGTGAGGCTGGGGTGGGCCCTCCAAAGTTAGAAACAGTTGTCTGTGTGAAGTCAGAGAGCTGTCACAGACATGGCCTCAGTAGTTAGGGTCTAGGCCTGTGCACTTTTGGGGAGTGATCTTGGAAGTATGAGTGGGAAATCAGGTGGGGCCAGAACCAAGTTCCTTTGGTTTTCCCACAGCTGCCCTCTTGCTCACTTGTGCTCTGACCACCCCTTCCCCACAGACCCCGGTGCTGCTGACTCCCAGCTCGCTGCCCCCCAGCATTCACTTCTGGAGCACCCTGAGTCCCATTGCACCCCGTAGCCCGGCCAAGCTCTCCTTCCAGGTAGGATCAGCTCCCCCACCTCAGAAAGGGTGAGTGACCCTAGCACGGTCCCCATCCATGACCTCTCCCTATTTCTGTCCTCAGTTTCCGTCCAGTGGCAGCGCCCAGGTGCACATCCCTTCCATCAGCGTGGATGGCCTCTCAACCCCCGTGGTGCTCTCCCCAGGGCCCCAGAAGCCATgactatcaccaccaccaccacaaccaccaccacccctttcTGGGGTTACTCCTTCCATGCCCTGAACTTCTCTCCAGCCAGCTGTCTCAAGGAGAAACATAGTTAAGCTGACAGACTCGTGCTCCAGTCGTGGTTGGGTAGGGATTCTTAGGAAGAAGGATCTCTCAATAACCCTTCCACAAAAAAACATACAACTTCTCTCTTCTTGATCAGTCCCCCAGTGGCCGCTCTTATACGTCTCCTACTGCAGTGGTGGggatggtttatttatttattttttgaaggccACTGGGAGGAGCCTGGCCCAACTCTTTTGGAGGGGGTGGCAAGGGCATCTCCCCCGTGTTccacattttttccccaagatgAGACAATCGGGGTCTGGCTTGAGACAGgcctttctttatttatttctcagCCTGCCCTTGGGGAGCTGAGGGAGCCCTGTCTTCACTTTGGGGTATGGGTAGAAGAGCTAGCTTGTTGTAGTTTATTATTCCTGGCCCTCCCCAAGGGTCCAGGAAGAATTTGTGCCATTTAATGGTTTGGGAGTCTTGGCCAAGGAAGACTCACACCCTTGGAGATGGGAATTTCCACCTCCCCAGCCTTTCTCTCAGACAGGTTGTCCTTTCTCAACCACCTTTTCGGCCAGGGAGGAATGTCCCTTTTGTTCTTCTCCCCCTGAGAAGCCATTCCTGTGTCTGCCAAACTCCTGGGGTCCTGCCTGTTACCTCCCAATGGAGGGATTTTTGGGGCGTGGTCCCCGTCTGGGGGGCCCCTCCAGCCAgtactccaggtctccctgtcccccacccccttccaTTTTGATAgtataatctatttttaaacagGGCTTTTCAATAAGGGAGAGGGAGGTATCTCTTCCTATATCTGagatggggtgggtgggaaggaaggGATTTGGGGGATCTCCCTGCCACCCCCAAGTGTTTATTTTTGATACCAAATGTGTATTTTCAactccctcccagccccccaaTTTTCCTGCGGGCGGGTACAAAGGACCCTTTATGTGTCcctggagttgggagggaggaaCAAGGGACATAAAGCCTGCTCAATCTGAATTCCAGGCTGGAGGAGGGTGGGTTCAGAGGACTCCTGGGTTCACCTCCCATCAGCACCGTCCCAGCCCAGGCCTATGACCTGGGTCTTGGTGATTTGGGGGACGGTGCTACACCTGTCTCCactgtttgttttactttttcccaaatgaatttttttttctaagagtccCAGAGAATGGGGAATTGTtcctgtaaatatatatttttaaaggtgatGCTGGAGGCTGGtagcatttttttccctgaagctgTTGGGAATAACTGTGTGCAAAGGCACGACTCTGTGTGAAAGGCCATAAGGGTGTGAGATTGATCATGGGGGAGAGAGCATAATGGTGTGTGTCAGAAAGAGTAAAGACTGCAGATTGGGTAACCAggtgtgagaaaaagagaaaactctgGCAAGCTGTGCTTGCACGTGTACATTTGTGAAGCCATGTATTGAGAGAGTGGAAGTTGTAACCACAAACTTGACGTTGTGTCTATGTGAGAAATTGTGGCTGGGtggcaaaaaaacacaaaaactgaatGAGTGATTAAGATACTATGCCAGAAACTGGTGCTTGGTGTGAAACAGTGTTTATGAGAAGGAAGTGGGGATTGCACATCAGTCACTGTTGGACAAGCTGACGGTGAGCAAGAGAGAGTAACCAAAACAACATGTGAGAGCCTGTATAGGCATGAAAGTGCAGTGGAGATTGTCAGGGACAGTGCATACGTGAGAAACTTCATTATAAGTAAGCAGGTGACTCAGTGTGTAGGATATGGGTTGTGTGTGAAACCGTTCATGCAAGGCTGTTGGATCAACTGAAATAATGAGAGCGTATGTGTGAGAGGTTGATTGTATGAGAGAAAATAGCTGTGAGGCCAGATGGGTGCCTGAGATTTAAGATACCAGAATGCGTGATTGTATGTATGAAAACTTTCTGCGAGATTAAACTAGCAAAGACTgcatgagaaacagaaaaagtggCTGCAGCTGGGAGAGCGTGAGAGGctgtaatttgtgtgtgtgtgtgttcgtgtgtgtgtgtgtgtgtgtgtgtgtgtgtgtgcgtgttcctGAGCCTAGTGGCAGATGGATGCAGTTAGTACTCCAATCTAGCCAACAGGTTCAGGGACTATGGAAGTATAAGAGAAGATGATGGTGAGACAGAGTGAGTGGAAGTGTGCTAGAGACCACTTCACTGTGAGTGAGAGGCGAGGagtaaaaagaaggaagtaaGCGCCACGTGAGAGAAAACTGATGACTGAGCAGTGTGTGAGAGTGAAACATTTCATGAGAGACAGTAAACCAGAGAAAACATGctggtgaaaaacagaaaatgaagctaAGCAAATGAGACACTGAGAGACTATGCGGTCAGTTTGTGCAAGAAATCTGGGAGGCTCTACTTGTGTTTGAGTGTACAAGATACTCTGGCTGGATGGTGTAAACAACTAAGATGAGCTGTgagagactgtgtgtgtgagaCTTGCAGAGAGCCTAGTAACAGTTGTGAATTAGTGACTACAGGATGTCAGAGGGTGAATGAGGGCAAGTGACTGTGACACTGTACCTGTGACAGAATGTCTGACAGGCTGAGGGTCTGTGAAAAACTCTAAAAGAGACTTCAAAGACTGTAGAACAAAGACTGGGCATGTTGGAAGCTGCTTGCAAAGAAATGTGAGACTAGGTGACTAAGACAGTGTCTGAGACACTGATTGTGCATGAGTGAAATTCAGCCTAGTCAGGCACTCTAGGTGTGTGAAATGGGCATGAGTAtggagaggtgggagagagagTGATCATGTGTGTGCAGGGACCTTCCGGAGGGACTAGCAGTGGCTATAAATCACCAAACATTTGTGTATATGAGAAAATGATGGCCCGAATGAGCAGTTGAAACATCAAAACACATGACTGTGTGTATGTGCAAAACTGACCGGTGAGAGTCATTGTGGCCTTGGCTGAAGGAGACAGGCTAGATGACGTGACTGTGTGGGAAACTGTTCTTGAAAGGAGACCACAGTCAGGCTGATGTCAATGACAGCAAATGACTCCCTGAAAGAGTGGCTGAGAGAGGCTGTGTGTTCAAGTATGTATGTGATCTTGTTTGTATGTGGCTGTGGTAGAAGCTGTAAATTCTGaagtgtgtgtataaatatgtaaaaaagaaaagagatctcGAGAGAGAATGACTGAAACTGAATTAGTGGGTGAGAGCTGGTGGATGGATTGTGCCAAGCTTAGGGGAAAGTTctcttctgtctgtcttcttcctcctcGGGCCCTTGGGTTGGCTTCTCCCAGTTCTCCACAAGGTGAAATGCTGGAGTTTCCCAGGGCTTTGCCTGggcttcccttctctcttctcacAAGCCAAGCCCTCTCCAGATTGTCTGGTCCAGTTCCAGCACTTGAAACACTGCTTCTCCCCGCCATGATGATCACATTTTTACCTCCAATCCAGATTATTCCTCTAAGCACTTTTCAGAATCTTGAAAGCACTGTTTGTTGCATTTACTTACTCATTCGGCAGATGttgattgagcacctactgtttgCTGGTGCCCATCCAGGCCCTGCAGATACAGCAGTTAACAAACCAGACACAAATCCCACCTTTGTGGAGCTGGCATTGTAGTGGGGACAACGGACAAGCAACAAATGCATCGTGGTGGTGTTGCAATGATTACATGAGATAAGACTCTCAGTCTTTGTTTAAATAAGAAATCTGCAGTCATTTTATTGCCTAAATGTGTGGGAGAAGATGAAAGTAGCGACAGTCCTCTTCCCAGGGGAACCAGTAAGTAGGTACAGAGTTTAGGAATAAATGAAGTATCGATTATAACATCATTACCAGGGCAAAAGATGATTAGATAAAGCAACCAACCAGAATTACAGGTTTCTTGAGGAGTTTGTTTTCATAGGATAACAGCACTGAAGTCCTGGAAACTTAACAAGACCGCTTTGTTCAAAGACAGGCTTATGTTATCAGAAAACAGTACATCTGTAACGGATATGAATTGTCAACATGCCTTATCACCCGTAAAGTAAGACCAGTATTCTTGAGAAAGCTCTGTTTTAACACACCTGACCGAATCAAATCATTCaaccttgttttaatttgcagaaTAGTGCTCCTAAATGGATGTAGAGGAAATGAGACATTGCCTTCCTAACTTTCTTACACTcctttttgttaattaaaaagatttctgtttttaaagcagGCTCTGGAGTTTCACTCATtaggcttatttaaaaaaaaaaaggctctgtgGAGCTTAGGCTGAATTGGAATTAATTATTAACAGTAAAATAAGGACTACAATGAACAGTTTTCCTACATGAGACCCACAGAGAAAAGGGTCAGGAACTAGAATGATGGCTCTTAAAGTGTGGTCCTCGAACAGCAACATCAGTGTCAGCTGGGGCTTATTAGAAATTCACGTTCTTGAGCCCCACTTCAAACCTATAGGATCAGAAACTGGGGCAGCCTGGCAATCTGGATTTAACGAAccttccagatgattctgatgcgtACTTAGATTTGAGAGCCTCTGGGCTAGAGAGTGACAGATACCCTTTTGTGAGGGAGGTGACCTTGTCTCCCTGTCTTAGAACAAAAGTCCTTTGAGGGCTAGCATTTGGGGCTTCTTCTTGTCTGCTCCATCCAATGTCCAGAACAGCACTTGGCACCcggtagttgctcaataaatgtttaatcaATGTTTTTAACAAACagcacctgctgtatgccaggcactaggCTAAGGACTTTTAAATACCTTAACTCCAGATCTGCTCAAAATGCCTTATGATGTAGGCTGTgtatggagtggggaggggggcagttaCTACCTATCCAAGATTTTCGATGGAACATGGCCAAGCCAACCACCCCCTCCTTGGGACCTGAAGGTACCCCCAGCTGCCCGTGGGGCAGTGGATAGCACCAGTTCAGTCCTGAATTCTCCCCGCACTCTTGCCACTTCCCCTTCTCACTTCCTTTGTGCTGACCTCCCCTCCACATTGCTGACCACGAAGAATCTCACTTTCAGGAAAGAGGAGGGTGGTGGTGAAGGCAGGATGGAGGATGAAGCAATTACCTCGATGCCTGCTCCACCCCATGAGGCAGGGCACGCTGAGCACACCGTGCTCACTTCACTAATGTTCAGCACCCCCGTGAGGTTGGCCCTGTCATCGTGGTAGAGGGCATGCTTtttataggtggggaaacaggctcagagaggttcaagtgacttgctcaaggtcacacagtgaagaAGTTCTATCTTGCTTCCAACTGCCAGGCTCCATTTCCCCCTCAGTAAGAACTTGTCCAAGGTGCATTGATTGAGTGCCCATGGGCTGCTGGGCGGGGCCTGGGGTGCTGGGGATACGGTGACAAACACAACAGAACCTCACAAGAGTGATGCAGGAagtagggaggggagaggagaggaggaagctcagggacagaggtggccaggagagtTTGGAGCTGAAGAGACCAGCACaataccctcccctccccccactcctcCTCTCCCACACTGCCCTTCGCCCTCCTAGTTCCTCCTGCCCCTGGTTCCTCTTTTCCACTAACTCTGGGAGCAGGTCAGCGCACATAAAGCCAGGCCTCCTCCCTGGTGGGGCTGCAGGGGTACAGTGCTCAACATGCCCGCCCAAGCGCAGGCcctgctgccgctgccgctgctgccactgctgctgctcaCCTTGCCAGCCACAGGTGAGTGGGTGGGGGCCCAGCTGGCCCCCAGGGGTGCCTGGGCTCCTCACAACCCTGACCATGCTCCCCCACCCTGTTACAGGCTCAGACCCTGTATTCTGCTTCGCCCAGTATGAGGAATCTACGGGCAAGTGCAAGGACCTCCTTGGGGGAGGGGTCAGAGTGGAAGAATGCTGTCTCAATGCTGGCTATGCCTTCCAGAAGCCTGGCAGCAATCTCTGTATGGTGTGCAGGTCAGGGGGAGCCTGGGGTTTGTGGGAGGCAAAAAGGACTGTATGCGGGGCAACACAGAACTTGGGCTCTTGCTTTCTCTGAGATTCTCCAGCATGGCTCCAAGGCCCTGATCACAACTGTAGCTCCAGGTCTCTCAGCCTTGGCTCTGTTGACACTTAGGGGCCAGAAAATTATTTGTTTGTGAGGGGCTGACCTGTGCAGGGCAGAATGTGTTATCACATCACTGGCCTCCCAGTAGTTATCAGTAGCAATCTGCAGCAACTCAAATGTCTCCAGACAGGTGAAAGtcacccctggttgagaaccaagATGGCTTACACATATTGCGCACTTCTTGCATACCAGAAGCATTGTGGGTGGGTTGCTGCTCGGCTATTTCTGAGGGTAGCTCAAGCCCTCATAAATGGTGATGACAGCTCATATGGCATGTTCATACTGTATAGAGACATTGCAGGAAGGGAAGTGTTTGGGCAATTCTGAGGGCAACTCCAGGCTCCAAATTAAAATGACACTTCACATTCATTGAATACTTCCAGCATCCTGATTCATTGCAGATATTGGGAGTAGTAGAGGATTTTTGAGAGGATTTTTGAGTAGCTCTAGTCTCTTAATCATAATGCCCGCTGACATATATTGAGCCCTTTCTGTATGTCAGACATATTTTCTAACTGCTTACTATATATCCCATATACACCACCAGATACACTGTGTATACACCAGATACACACAGCTACAGGGATGTGTAGCTTGGGGATTTTTGAAGGCAGGCCCCTAGTTGTCAACAGGTCTCATCTGTTTAGCATTAtgccatggtgggggtggggtttttGAGCTTATTGGGATGATGGCTCCTATTTATTAAACACTTCCTGTTTGCCTGCTGCCATGCATAGTTGTGGCCTGGTGGGCTTTTGACAGCAGTTCTGGGCCCCTAGTCCTTATCCTTGTTTACTGCGTGCCTGGCACTGTCCTTGGGAGACTTCAAAGGGTAACTCCAGATTCCTGATCATGAAGGTAAATGATAAGTGTTTACTGAGTGTTCACCTCTTCCTGTTCAATCCCCCAACATCACTAAGAGGTAGGTACTCCCATCATTCCATTCTGCATACATTTATCCCGCATTCCTGCCTATGCCTACACACACTCTGGTCCCGTATACCATCCTTGCCAGAGTGTGCCAGGGTGGGACGTGTGCTTCTCCCTACAGGCTCCCACAGTGGTCACCGTGGTCCGCATGGACCCCCTGCTCAGTGACCTGCACTGAGGGCTCCCAGTTGCGGCACCGGCA from Bubalus bubalis isolate 160015118507 breed Murrah chromosome X, NDDB_SH_1, whole genome shotgun sequence encodes the following:
- the ELK1 gene encoding ETS domain-containing protein Elk-1, whose amino-acid sequence is MDPSVTLWQFLLQLLREQGNGHIISWTSRDGGEFKLVDAEEVARLWGLRKNKTNMNYDKLSRALRYYYDKNIIRKVSGQKFVYKFVSYPEVAGCSTEDCPPQPEVSVTSTLANAGATAVHAIPGDTASGKPGTLKGAGMAGPGGLARSSRNDYMRSGLYSTFTIQSLQPQPPSHPRPSTVLPNTGPAGVAVPPSGSRSTSPNPLEACLEAEEAGLPLQVILTPPEAPNLKSEEPNMEPGLGRPLPPEVKVEEPKEELEASASGEAGFVLEAVKAEPFEPKVDPEVPPAEGVPARLSAVVMETAAQVGSLTASTTPSTEIAQPQKGRKPRDLELPLSPSLLGGPGPERTPGSGTGSGLQAPGPALTPSLLPTHTLTPVLLTPSSLPPSIHFWSTLSPIAPRSPAKLSFQFPSSGSAQVHIPSISVDGLSTPVVLSPGPQKP